A stretch of the Afipia sp. P52-10 genome encodes the following:
- a CDS encoding ABC transporter ATP-binding protein produces the protein MTPLLTLTNVSRRFGGLLALDGVSLSLAEGEVIGLIGPNGAGKTTFVNVVTGVLKPTSGSIVFRGKRIDGLRPDLVARAGVARTFQVVQPFPRMTVRENVAAAALFAGGVATRTEAVAAADSHLEFCGLAREADKLAGSLSLAGRKRLELAKSLAAKPKLLMLDEVNAGLNASEIDDALRLIAAIAAQGITVLLIEHLMKVVSRSCSRLAVLHQGRLIADGPTQQIMQDEAVIEAYLGRRYAEAQKGAGI, from the coding sequence GTGACCCCGCTTCTGACGCTGACCAATGTTTCCCGCAGATTCGGTGGTTTGTTGGCGCTTGACGGCGTGTCGCTCTCGCTGGCCGAAGGCGAGGTGATCGGTCTGATCGGCCCCAATGGCGCCGGCAAGACCACCTTCGTCAACGTCGTGACCGGCGTGCTCAAGCCGACGTCCGGCTCCATTGTATTCCGAGGCAAACGGATCGATGGCCTGCGGCCGGACCTCGTGGCGCGCGCCGGCGTGGCCCGCACGTTCCAGGTCGTGCAGCCGTTCCCGCGGATGACGGTGCGCGAGAACGTGGCGGCGGCGGCGCTGTTCGCCGGTGGCGTTGCGACACGGACAGAGGCTGTGGCCGCTGCCGACAGCCATCTCGAATTTTGCGGACTGGCCCGCGAGGCCGACAAGCTTGCAGGCTCGCTCTCGTTGGCCGGCAGAAAACGCCTTGAGCTTGCCAAGAGTCTGGCTGCCAAGCCGAAGCTTCTGATGCTCGATGAGGTCAATGCCGGCTTGAATGCGTCCGAAATCGATGACGCGTTGCGGCTGATCGCGGCGATTGCAGCACAGGGCATCACGGTTCTGTTGATCGAGCACCTGATGAAGGTGGTCTCCCGCTCGTGCTCCAGGCTCGCCGTCTTGCATCAAGGGCGCCTGATCGCGGATGGCCCGACCCAACAGATCATGCAAGATGAGGCTGTGATCGAAGCCTATCTCGGGCGGCGTTACGCGGAAGCGCAGAAAGGGGCCGGGATATGA
- a CDS encoding ABC transporter ATP-binding protein codes for MTTPLLQVSELAVAYGDVQVVWNASLTVDEGAVVVLIGSNGAGKTTILRALSGLIHPVSGQIVLAGELIDAASPVDFVKRGLIHVPEGRRLFPGLSVWDNLMLGAYMRSDREAVARDIERVFSLFPRLRERRRQDASTLSGGEQQMCAIGRGLMASPRLLLIDELSLGLAPKVVDELVAALRKVNAEGTSLLVVEQDVATALEFADHAYIIDQGRTVRGGAAAVIAKDPAVRAAYLGL; via the coding sequence ATGACCACGCCGCTGTTGCAGGTCTCGGAGCTTGCGGTCGCTTACGGTGATGTGCAGGTGGTCTGGAACGCCAGTCTCACCGTTGACGAAGGGGCCGTCGTGGTGCTGATCGGCTCGAACGGAGCCGGCAAGACGACCATTCTGCGGGCGCTATCGGGGCTTATCCATCCGGTGAGTGGCCAGATTGTCCTTGCCGGCGAGCTGATCGACGCGGCATCGCCGGTCGATTTCGTAAAGCGCGGCCTGATCCATGTGCCAGAAGGGCGTCGGTTGTTTCCTGGCCTGTCGGTGTGGGACAATCTCATGCTCGGCGCGTATATGCGCAGCGACAGGGAGGCCGTCGCGCGGGACATCGAGCGGGTGTTCTCGCTGTTCCCGCGGCTGCGCGAGCGGCGCCGCCAGGATGCCTCGACCTTATCGGGCGGCGAGCAGCAAATGTGCGCGATTGGCCGCGGCCTGATGGCTTCGCCGCGGCTCCTGCTGATCGATGAACTGTCGTTGGGCTTGGCGCCGAAGGTTGTCGATGAACTCGTTGCGGCGCTGCGCAAGGTCAACGCTGAGGGCACAAGCTTGCTGGTGGTCGAACAGGACGTCGCCACTGCCCTTGAGTTCGCCGATCACGCTTATATCATCGATCAAGGGCGCACGGTGCGTGGGGGCGCCGCGGCGGTCATCGCGAAAGACCCTGCGGTTCGCGCTGCCTATCTCGGACTATAG
- a CDS encoding 2-hydroxychromene-2-carboxylate isomerase: protein MTEQRPTVEYYFSFISLWSYIGSVVFQEIVKRHNVRVEFKPIDLLAIFAAGGGKPVRQRPPQRQAYRLVEMERWKAIRGIPLVTWPKFYPADPSLGHRMLLAAIRNGEDVTAFAHAGLKAVWADELNVEDPDTLVRLADASGLNGKQRLAEASDPQLREQEASLTREAIDRQLFGAPFYFYRGEPFWGQDRLDLLEIAITSQRPPILPPEEL from the coding sequence ATGACAGAGCAACGCCCAACCGTCGAATACTACTTCAGTTTCATCTCGCTATGGTCCTATATCGGCAGCGTCGTCTTTCAGGAGATCGTCAAGCGTCACAACGTGCGCGTCGAATTCAAGCCGATTGATCTGCTGGCGATCTTTGCCGCGGGTGGGGGAAAGCCGGTGCGCCAGCGGCCGCCGCAACGGCAGGCCTATCGACTGGTCGAGATGGAGCGATGGAAGGCGATCCGCGGCATTCCGTTGGTGACCTGGCCGAAGTTCTATCCGGCGGATCCGTCGCTGGGTCATCGCATGCTGCTTGCCGCGATCAGGAATGGCGAGGATGTCACGGCGTTTGCTCATGCCGGGCTGAAGGCTGTGTGGGCGGATGAGCTGAACGTCGAGGATCCCGACACGCTCGTCCGGCTGGCCGACGCCAGCGGATTGAACGGTAAGCAGCGATTGGCCGAGGCTAGCGATCCGCAACTCCGTGAACAGGAAGCCAGCCTGACGCGTGAAGCCATTGATCGTCAGCTGTTCGGAGCGCCATTCTATTTCTATCGGGGTGAGCCGTTCTGGGGGCAGGACCGTCTCGATCTGCTGGAGATAGCGATCACGTCGCAACGCCCGCCGATCTTGCCACCCGAAGAGCTATAG
- a CDS encoding LLM class flavin-dependent oxidoreductase — protein MSVEFIGYVGHFNSSESVRRTGPAVDVPYIEAMAKAQEYVGFDRVLVAFHSNSAESVLIGQHIAHVTERLGLMIAHRPGFTQPTLAARQLATLDQFSKGRVAVHIITGGDDAELAQDGDHLTKDERYARASEYLDVVRQEWTATAPFDYAGKYYNVVRGYGDVKPYRPDGIPVFFGGASAAAIPVAGKHADVYALWGETYDQVRELVGRIRAAAAPYGRSPRFSLSLRPVLADTEEKAWAKAEDILARAKALRAAGGSGRSPNNARAARGDAPPPNEGSRRLLAAAAQGKRLDKYLWTEIAALTGAQGNSTGLVGTPDQVAEALLDYYDLGVSTFLIRGFDPLEDAIQYGQELLPRVRELVVARKAGRSAA, from the coding sequence GTGAGCGTGGAATTTATCGGCTATGTCGGACACTTCAATTCCTCGGAGAGCGTACGGCGCACCGGCCCCGCAGTGGATGTTCCGTATATCGAGGCGATGGCCAAGGCGCAGGAGTATGTCGGCTTCGACCGGGTGCTGGTCGCGTTCCATTCCAATTCAGCCGAAAGCGTGCTGATCGGCCAGCACATCGCGCACGTCACCGAGCGGCTCGGTTTAATGATCGCTCACCGTCCGGGATTCACGCAGCCGACACTTGCGGCGCGCCAGCTCGCCACGCTCGATCAGTTCTCGAAGGGCCGGGTCGCCGTCCACATCATCACCGGTGGTGACGACGCGGAGCTTGCGCAAGACGGCGATCACCTAACCAAGGACGAGCGCTATGCCCGCGCCAGCGAGTATCTCGACGTTGTGCGCCAGGAGTGGACTGCGACTGCGCCCTTCGATTATGCAGGCAAGTACTACAATGTCGTCCGTGGCTATGGCGACGTGAAGCCGTACCGGCCAGACGGAATTCCAGTCTTCTTCGGCGGCGCATCGGCCGCGGCCATCCCTGTGGCCGGTAAGCACGCGGATGTCTACGCCCTCTGGGGCGAGACCTACGATCAGGTACGCGAATTGGTCGGTCGCATCCGCGCCGCGGCGGCGCCCTATGGCCGTTCGCCGCGCTTCAGTCTCTCGCTTCGCCCTGTGCTCGCGGATACCGAGGAGAAGGCCTGGGCGAAGGCCGAGGACATTCTTGCGCGCGCCAAGGCGTTGCGCGCGGCAGGCGGCAGTGGACGCTCGCCGAACAATGCGCGTGCTGCGCGCGGCGATGCACCGCCACCGAACGAAGGTTCTCGCCGCTTGCTCGCCGCTGCGGCACAGGGCAAGCGTCTCGACAAGTATCTATGGACGGAGATCGCGGCGTTGACTGGCGCACAGGGCAATTCCACGGGCTTGGTCGGTACGCCGGACCAGGTCGCCGAGGCGCTGCTCGATTATTACGACCTCGGCGTCTCCACGTTCCTGATCCGCGGGTTTGATCCGCTCGAGGACG